From one Micromonospora siamensis genomic stretch:
- a CDS encoding helix-turn-helix domain-containing protein encodes MREARRLIFARDGRVRVSAVAEHIAYSRRHLSERFRAATGLTPKAAVRIARFQAARRRLAVPRRPPRAEVAARCGYAYQSHLCREWQALAGCSVGTWLAEEFPDVQYVAVDDAAGSTHD; translated from the coding sequence GTGCGGGAGGCCCGGCGGCTGATCTTCGCCCGGGACGGCCGGGTACGCGTCTCGGCCGTCGCCGAACACATCGCGTACAGCCGCCGACATCTGTCCGAACGGTTCCGCGCCGCGACCGGGCTGACGCCGAAGGCCGCCGTGCGGATCGCCCGGTTCCAGGCCGCCCGGCGGCGGCTCGCCGTCCCGCGCCGGCCGCCGCGCGCCGAGGTCGCGGCCCGTTGCGGGTACGCCTACCAGTCACACCTGTGCCGGGAGTGGCAGGCCCTCGCCGGCTGCAGTGTCGGCACCTGGTTGGCGGAGGAGTTCCCCGACGTCCAATACGTCGCGGTGGACGACGCCGCAGGATCAACCCATGACTGA
- a CDS encoding SCO7613 C-terminal domain-containing membrane protein, whose protein sequence is MQTFQCSSCGRQIKPAATCPHCGAHQPQWGEHLAEIERSIAEMKARDAEIAKEQRQIAAKMQAALFQRDILAHAGEERLKQATRPRRVLRRRPGRRPPTAATGAPPRVPRQGTAPPGPPESPPPPPPGAARWLDADNPEHPPEASSREVQNIPLGLGALLLGVAAVVFAAVATSSMDALARLGVLLVATVLLLLAPPALARRGLTSTAETISAVGLLLVPLAGYALWAVDRIGGGGASGAVFAGSIFAVTAVVATGYALSTGLRAPRFAAVLAAQPVLPLLAYERITGPAGWALVLTVVAVLDLALARSGLMTERPVRRDLPTEPAPPPTPRQRDGGGRPEGAPEEAGEVLSPQSATPSSAQPARPVPWLRELTMLLHGVAVAMALAYAVTALLRATTVPLAVGAAVVLLLAAAVALAGTVAVGRPPLPDVGAGIVTLAVIGALGRVASVALPGRALVLIAAVITLVGLAVRALPATARRGPQLASAAALTVAGLVVAGGALRAGLAPVRAALPPWAADLDRYPTELAAGVGPAAWQLAASAFLLTVAAVLALPPEVRREFAVVGAALTALAVPASFGLGWAAAPWPMVLTAVGIGLAGLSAPTTRAARAHALAAAGVGLIGAGAGLARPALTCAVLLVLFVAGILVALAPRVRIAPAGADTLAGWAAGGAAFALPGAVAAFVAATAPVDPTPTPASLREVTVPILAAGFLAACATLGYAALVQVSQRHVSPPLTVGTALGALAVTAAAFGAPGATVADAWVGVLVLIAAVLLVFAPSIDAGRRSDLVLDGADLAAAAATTALIATLVRVAAVLTPGGQLAVAAALVLLVGVAARALPEEWRRGPIVGIVVGGVLIGLLAGWSALRGGLGVLATPGPIWAGDLSGWPAAPTGGSTWQAPVALALLAVTAGILLPSPWRYDVAGVAAVLATIGAPAAFDLSWWSPVLVGAAVATAFGVAAAASVDPRAGLSRAVVAGAVALHAAGAGLVRPWTTALALGSIALIGAVVAALARSSAVPLVEDVESEGMPPHLVQVGGAATAAAVLALPGAVAALAAEFGRPAEVLLTAALAASSLALAAVAAARRRVPQYLPYASIGVVGGATISAVAAIFTGLPAGVYAAAAALLGVLAELVRGATEPPAGSAHPVRRWSVLWDGALRRLPDDGTARRWRVSPAAGALAAAVAPTVLALASIAPALVVALVEPYRCLTRIWQGPPPELLTPPAGAVGAVHVLTALLLTITAALAATGFSGGRRSRAVPVVLPGAAVTLLITPIALGHGWPESALAGLAVFTLSMLGLALTLPPPLVEPARSLRLARVLVFVIGLAAGGAGLAGNLATRELTLFTLGGAVAVGTVAALFGTTQRARILGWLFASLMAQLFVLTLGLVAGLAAVWSAFGVLAVGAALQVFAATLPRLRRPEAQREAATVEWSGYAAALIALALAFDSPRHIAALLAAWGAVLGIAATRPGRRPTERRILFWSVVACEISAWWILMRVADVALPEAYTLPFAALALLVGILELRHRPDLSSWVAYGPALVAAFVPTLAIVLATDSSMLRQVLLLLGAVAVLIFGSTSRQQAPVIVGATVTAIAAVHALFSLGPWLVMIPVGLLLLVLGASNERRRRAQERLQTALRGMR, encoded by the coding sequence GTGCAGACCTTTCAGTGCTCCTCGTGCGGCCGGCAGATCAAACCTGCCGCCACCTGCCCACACTGCGGCGCGCACCAGCCACAGTGGGGTGAGCACCTGGCGGAGATCGAGCGCTCGATCGCGGAGATGAAGGCGCGCGACGCCGAGATCGCCAAGGAGCAGCGGCAGATCGCCGCCAAGATGCAGGCCGCCCTCTTCCAGCGGGACATCCTCGCGCACGCCGGTGAGGAACGGCTCAAGCAGGCCACCCGGCCGCGCCGGGTGCTGCGCCGCCGTCCCGGCCGCAGGCCGCCGACCGCCGCCACCGGGGCGCCACCCCGGGTGCCCCGGCAGGGCACCGCGCCCCCCGGGCCGCCGGAGTCGCCGCCCCCGCCGCCGCCCGGCGCGGCGCGCTGGCTCGACGCCGACAATCCCGAGCACCCGCCGGAGGCCTCCTCCCGCGAGGTGCAGAACATCCCCCTCGGGCTGGGCGCGCTGCTGCTCGGCGTGGCCGCCGTGGTCTTCGCCGCCGTCGCCACCAGCTCGATGGACGCGCTGGCCCGGCTCGGGGTGCTGCTCGTCGCCACGGTGCTGCTGCTGCTCGCCCCACCGGCGCTGGCCCGCCGGGGTCTGACCTCCACCGCCGAGACCATCTCCGCGGTCGGCCTGCTGCTGGTGCCGCTGGCCGGGTACGCGCTGTGGGCCGTGGACCGGATCGGCGGCGGGGGCGCCTCGGGCGCCGTCTTCGCCGGGTCGATCTTCGCGGTCACCGCCGTGGTGGCGACGGGGTACGCCCTGTCCACCGGCCTACGGGCACCCCGGTTCGCCGCCGTCCTCGCCGCCCAGCCGGTGCTGCCGCTGCTCGCGTACGAGCGGATCACCGGGCCGGCCGGCTGGGCGCTGGTGCTGACCGTGGTGGCGGTGTTGGACCTGGCGCTGGCGCGCAGCGGCCTGATGACGGAGCGACCGGTCCGGCGGGACCTGCCCACCGAGCCCGCCCCGCCGCCGACCCCCCGGCAGCGCGACGGGGGTGGCCGCCCGGAGGGCGCCCCGGAGGAGGCCGGCGAGGTCCTCTCCCCGCAGTCCGCCACGCCCTCGTCGGCACAGCCGGCCCGACCGGTGCCCTGGCTGCGGGAGCTGACCATGCTGCTGCACGGCGTCGCGGTGGCGATGGCCCTCGCGTACGCGGTCACCGCGCTGCTGCGGGCGACCACCGTGCCGCTGGCCGTCGGCGCCGCGGTGGTCCTGCTGCTGGCCGCGGCGGTAGCGCTGGCCGGGACGGTCGCCGTGGGCCGGCCGCCGCTGCCCGACGTCGGGGCCGGCATCGTCACGCTCGCCGTGATCGGCGCCCTGGGCCGGGTCGCCTCGGTGGCCCTGCCGGGGCGCGCCCTGGTGCTGATCGCCGCCGTCATCACCCTGGTCGGCCTGGCTGTCCGGGCGCTGCCCGCGACGGCCCGGCGGGGGCCCCAGCTCGCCTCGGCCGCCGCGTTGACGGTCGCCGGCCTGGTGGTCGCCGGGGGCGCGCTGCGCGCCGGGCTCGCCCCGGTACGCGCCGCGCTGCCGCCCTGGGCGGCCGACCTGGACCGCTACCCGACGGAGCTGGCCGCGGGGGTCGGGCCGGCCGCCTGGCAGCTCGCCGCCAGCGCCTTCCTGCTCACCGTCGCCGCGGTGCTCGCCCTGCCACCGGAGGTCCGGCGTGAGTTCGCGGTGGTCGGCGCCGCGCTGACCGCGCTCGCCGTGCCGGCCTCGTTCGGGCTCGGCTGGGCGGCGGCCCCGTGGCCGATGGTGCTGACCGCGGTCGGCATCGGCCTGGCCGGGCTCTCCGCGCCGACCACCCGCGCCGCGCGGGCGCACGCCCTGGCCGCGGCCGGAGTGGGGCTGATCGGCGCCGGGGCCGGCCTGGCCCGGCCGGCGCTGACCTGCGCCGTGCTGCTGGTGCTCTTCGTGGCCGGAATCCTCGTGGCGCTCGCCCCCCGGGTCCGGATCGCCCCGGCCGGGGCGGACACCCTGGCCGGCTGGGCGGCCGGCGGCGCGGCGTTCGCCCTGCCGGGTGCGGTGGCCGCGTTCGTGGCGGCCACCGCGCCGGTCGACCCGACGCCCACCCCGGCCAGCCTGCGGGAGGTGACCGTCCCGATCCTCGCGGCCGGTTTCCTGGCCGCCTGCGCCACCCTCGGGTACGCCGCCCTCGTGCAGGTGTCCCAACGGCACGTCAGTCCCCCGTTGACGGTCGGCACCGCGCTGGGCGCGCTCGCCGTCACCGCGGCGGCGTTCGGCGCGCCGGGCGCCACGGTCGCCGACGCCTGGGTGGGCGTCCTGGTGCTGATCGCGGCGGTGTTGCTCGTCTTCGCCCCGTCGATCGACGCCGGCCGCCGCTCCGACCTGGTGCTCGACGGCGCCGACCTGGCGGCGGCCGCGGCCACCACCGCCCTGATCGCCACCCTGGTCCGGGTCGCGGCCGTGCTCACCCCGGGCGGGCAACTCGCGGTCGCCGCCGCGCTGGTCCTGCTGGTGGGTGTCGCCGCCCGGGCGCTGCCCGAGGAGTGGCGGCGCGGTCCGATCGTCGGCATAGTGGTCGGCGGCGTGCTGATCGGTCTGCTCGCCGGCTGGTCCGCGCTGCGCGGCGGCCTCGGCGTGCTGGCCACCCCCGGCCCGATCTGGGCCGGGGACCTGTCCGGCTGGCCGGCCGCCCCGACGGGGGGCTCCACCTGGCAGGCCCCGGTGGCGTTGGCGCTGCTGGCCGTCACCGCCGGCATCCTGCTGCCGTCCCCGTGGCGGTACGACGTCGCCGGGGTGGCCGCCGTGCTCGCCACCATCGGCGCGCCGGCCGCGTTCGACCTGTCCTGGTGGTCGCCGGTGCTGGTGGGTGCCGCGGTGGCCACCGCGTTCGGCGTCGCCGCCGCCGCCTCGGTCGACCCGCGGGCCGGGCTGTCCCGGGCCGTCGTGGCGGGCGCGGTCGCCCTGCACGCGGCCGGTGCCGGACTGGTCCGGCCGTGGACCACCGCCCTGGCCCTGGGCAGCATCGCGCTGATCGGCGCGGTGGTCGCCGCGCTGGCCCGGTCCTCGGCCGTCCCGCTGGTCGAGGACGTGGAGTCCGAAGGGATGCCGCCGCACCTGGTGCAGGTCGGCGGGGCGGCCACCGCCGCCGCGGTCCTCGCCTTACCGGGCGCGGTGGCGGCCCTGGCGGCCGAGTTCGGCCGCCCGGCCGAGGTGTTGCTGACCGCGGCGCTCGCCGCGTCCAGCCTCGCCCTGGCCGCCGTGGCGGCGGCCCGCCGCCGGGTCCCGCAATACCTGCCGTACGCCAGCATCGGGGTGGTCGGGGGCGCCACGATCAGCGCCGTGGCGGCCATCTTCACCGGACTGCCCGCCGGCGTGTACGCCGCCGCCGCGGCCCTGCTCGGGGTGCTCGCCGAACTGGTCCGCGGCGCCACCGAGCCGCCCGCCGGCTCGGCCCACCCGGTCCGCCGCTGGTCGGTGCTGTGGGACGGCGCCCTGCGCCGGCTGCCCGACGACGGCACCGCCCGTCGATGGCGGGTCAGCCCGGCCGCCGGTGCGCTCGCCGCAGCCGTGGCACCGACCGTGCTGGCGCTGGCCTCGATCGCACCGGCCCTGGTGGTCGCGCTGGTCGAGCCGTACCGGTGCCTCACCCGGATCTGGCAGGGGCCACCGCCGGAGCTGCTCACCCCGCCGGCCGGGGCGGTCGGCGCCGTGCACGTGCTGACCGCGCTGCTGCTCACGATCACCGCCGCGCTGGCGGCCACCGGGTTCAGCGGGGGCCGGCGGTCCCGCGCGGTCCCCGTGGTGCTGCCCGGCGCGGCGGTGACCCTGCTGATCACCCCGATCGCGCTGGGCCACGGCTGGCCGGAGAGCGCCCTGGCCGGGCTGGCCGTGTTCACCCTCTCCATGCTGGGCCTGGCGTTGACCCTGCCGCCCCCGCTGGTCGAGCCGGCCCGGTCGTTGCGGCTCGCCCGGGTGCTGGTCTTCGTGATCGGGCTCGCTGCCGGTGGCGCCGGGCTGGCCGGCAACCTCGCCACCAGGGAGCTGACCCTGTTCACCCTCGGCGGCGCGGTGGCCGTGGGCACGGTCGCCGCGCTCTTCGGCACCACCCAGCGGGCCCGGATCCTGGGGTGGCTCTTCGCCTCGCTGATGGCCCAGCTCTTCGTGCTCACCCTCGGCCTGGTGGCCGGCCTGGCTGCGGTCTGGTCGGCGTTCGGGGTGCTGGCGGTGGGCGCCGCCCTCCAGGTCTTCGCGGCGACCCTGCCCCGGCTGCGTCGCCCCGAGGCGCAGCGGGAGGCGGCCACGGTCGAGTGGAGCGGGTACGCCGCGGCGCTCATCGCCCTGGCACTCGCCTTCGACTCGCCCCGGCACATCGCCGCGCTGCTGGCCGCCTGGGGCGCGGTGCTCGGCATCGCGGCGACCCGGCCGGGCCGGCGGCCGACGGAACGGCGCATCCTGTTCTGGTCGGTGGTGGCCTGCGAGATCAGCGCCTGGTGGATCCTGATGCGGGTCGCCGACGTGGCGCTGCCGGAGGCGTACACGCTGCCGTTCGCGGCGCTCGCCCTGCTGGTCGGAATCCTGGAGCTGCGGCACCGCCCGGACCTGAGCAGCTGGGTGGCGTACGGGCCGGCTCTGGTCGCCGCCTTCGTGCCGACCCTGGCCATCGTGCTGGCCACCGACTCGAGCATGCTGCGGCAGGTGCTGCTGCTGCTCGGCGCGGTGGCCGTGCTGATCTTCGGGTCGACCAGCCGGCAGCAGGCGCCGGTCATCGTCGGGGCCACGGTCACCGCGATCGCCGCGGTGCACGCCCTGTTCAGCCTCGGCCCGTGGCTGGTGATGATCCCGGTCGGGTTGCTGCTGCTGGTGCTCGGCGCGAGCAACGAACGGCGCCGCCGCGCCCAGGAACGACTCCAGACGGCACTGCGCGGCATGCGGTGA
- a CDS encoding acyl-CoA dehydrogenase family protein — translation MPAEESFDVYRLPEEHEAIREAVREVCEAKVAPNAAEADETAEFPKASYDALRAADFHAPHIPVEYGGAGADALATAIVIEEVARACASSSLIPAVNKLGTMPLILAGSEELKRKYLTPVASGDAMFSYCLSEPEAGSDAASMTTKAVRDGDHWVLNGVKRWITNAGVSEYYTVFAVTDPTARSRGISAFVVEKSDAGVSFGAPEKKLGIKGSPTREVYFDNVRIPADRMIGAEGTGFATAMKTLDHTRVTIAAQALGIAQGALDYAKGYVQERKQFGKPVAEFQGIQFMLADMGMKLEAARQLTYAAAGKSERGDADLTYFGAAAKCFASDAAMEITTDAVQLLGGYGYTRDYPVERMMRDAKITQIYEGTNQVQRIVMARHLLKG, via the coding sequence ATGCCCGCAGAGGAGTCGTTCGACGTCTACCGGTTGCCCGAGGAGCACGAGGCGATCCGGGAGGCGGTCCGTGAGGTCTGCGAGGCGAAGGTGGCGCCGAACGCCGCCGAGGCCGACGAGACCGCCGAGTTCCCGAAGGCGTCGTACGACGCCCTGCGGGCCGCGGACTTCCACGCGCCGCACATTCCGGTCGAGTACGGCGGCGCCGGCGCGGACGCGCTGGCCACGGCCATCGTGATCGAGGAGGTGGCGCGGGCCTGCGCCTCGTCGTCGCTGATCCCGGCGGTGAACAAGCTGGGCACCATGCCGCTGATCCTGGCCGGCTCGGAGGAGCTGAAGCGGAAGTACCTCACCCCGGTCGCCTCCGGCGACGCGATGTTCTCCTACTGCCTCTCCGAGCCGGAGGCGGGCAGCGACGCGGCCTCGATGACCACCAAGGCGGTCCGCGACGGCGACCACTGGGTGCTCAACGGCGTGAAGCGGTGGATCACCAACGCGGGCGTGTCGGAGTACTACACCGTCTTCGCTGTGACCGATCCCACAGCCCGCTCAAGGGGCATCTCGGCCTTCGTGGTGGAGAAGTCGGACGCCGGGGTCAGCTTCGGCGCGCCGGAGAAGAAGCTCGGCATCAAGGGTTCGCCGACCCGCGAGGTCTACTTCGACAACGTGCGGATCCCGGCCGACCGGATGATCGGCGCCGAGGGCACCGGATTCGCCACCGCGATGAAGACCCTGGACCACACCCGGGTCACCATCGCCGCGCAGGCGCTGGGCATCGCGCAGGGCGCGCTGGACTACGCCAAGGGGTACGTCCAGGAGCGCAAGCAGTTCGGCAAGCCGGTCGCCGAATTCCAGGGCATCCAGTTCATGCTCGCCGACATGGGCATGAAGCTGGAGGCGGCCCGGCAGCTGACGTACGCGGCGGCCGGCAAGTCGGAGCGTGGCGACGCCGACCTGACCTACTTCGGCGCGGCGGCGAAGTGTTTCGCCTCGGACGCCGCCATGGAGATCACCACCGACGCGGTGCAGCTGCTCGGCGGTTACGGCTACACCCGCGACTACCCGGTCGAGCGGATGATGCGGGACGCCAAGATCACCCAGATCTACGAGGGCACCAACCAGGTGCAGCGCATCGTCATGGCCCGCCACCTGCTCAAGGGCTGA
- a CDS encoding UDP-glucose dehydrogenase family protein yields MTIPYPNSQPVPAIAAVSPPSGAARPRVTFLGTGYLGATYAICYAELGYEVLGFDVDADKIAKLNAGEVPIHEPGLDELLRRNLAAGRLRFSTDIAETADFGDVHFICVGTPQRADGMGADLSYVEASVTGLAQHLTRKSLIVGKSTVPVGTAEWVEQLVGKHTPADLGVEVAWSPEFLQEGFAVDDVLRPNRIVVGVKSEWANGMLYAAHKGVFDLAATEDREVPLVVTDFATAELVKVAANAFLATKISFINAMAEVCEVAGGDVTQLARAIGYDPRIGNRFLQAGLGFGGACLPKDIRAFQARAQELGAGEALRFLHEVDLINLRRRTRVLQLSADLLGRRSGPAGPDFSGTRIAVLGATFKPNTDDVRDAPALAVAGLLHKAGADVHVYDPQGAENARRAMPELSYEASMADAVTGADLVCVLTEWADFRNADPVALGELVAGRRVVDGRNCLDATLWTQAGWDYRGMGRP; encoded by the coding sequence GTGACGATCCCGTACCCGAACAGCCAGCCGGTGCCGGCCATCGCCGCGGTGAGCCCACCGTCGGGCGCGGCACGGCCCCGGGTGACCTTCCTCGGCACCGGTTACCTCGGCGCAACGTACGCCATCTGCTACGCGGAACTCGGCTACGAGGTGCTCGGCTTCGACGTCGACGCCGACAAGATCGCCAAGCTGAACGCGGGCGAGGTGCCGATCCACGAGCCCGGCCTGGACGAGCTGCTGCGCCGTAACCTCGCCGCCGGTCGGCTGCGGTTCAGCACCGACATCGCCGAGACCGCCGACTTCGGGGACGTCCACTTCATCTGCGTCGGCACCCCGCAGCGCGCCGACGGCATGGGCGCGGACCTGTCGTACGTCGAGGCGTCGGTGACCGGGCTGGCCCAGCACCTGACCCGCAAGTCGCTGATCGTCGGCAAGTCCACCGTCCCGGTCGGCACCGCCGAGTGGGTGGAGCAGCTGGTCGGCAAGCACACCCCGGCCGACCTGGGCGTCGAGGTGGCGTGGAGCCCGGAGTTCCTCCAGGAGGGCTTCGCCGTCGACGACGTGCTGCGGCCCAACCGGATCGTGGTGGGCGTCAAGAGCGAGTGGGCCAACGGCATGCTCTACGCCGCCCACAAGGGCGTCTTCGACCTGGCCGCCACCGAGGACCGCGAGGTCCCCCTGGTGGTCACCGACTTCGCCACCGCCGAGCTGGTCAAGGTCGCCGCGAACGCCTTCCTCGCCACCAAGATCTCCTTCATCAACGCGATGGCCGAGGTCTGCGAGGTGGCCGGCGGCGACGTCACCCAGCTGGCCCGGGCCATCGGGTACGACCCCCGGATCGGCAACCGGTTCCTCCAGGCCGGCCTCGGCTTCGGCGGCGCCTGCCTGCCCAAGGACATCCGCGCCTTCCAGGCCCGGGCACAGGAGCTGGGCGCCGGTGAGGCGCTGCGGTTCCTGCACGAGGTCGACCTGATCAACCTGCGTCGGCGTACCCGGGTGCTCCAGCTCTCCGCCGACCTGCTCGGCCGCCGCTCGGGCCCGGCCGGGCCCGACTTCTCCGGCACCCGCATCGCCGTGCTCGGCGCGACCTTCAAGCCCAACACCGACGACGTACGCGACGCCCCGGCGCTCGCCGTGGCCGGCCTGCTGCACAAGGCCGGCGCCGACGTGCACGTCTACGACCCGCAGGGCGCCGAGAACGCCCGCCGGGCGATGCCGGAGCTGAGCTACGAGGCCAGCATGGCCGACGCGGTCACCGGCGCCGACCTGGTCTGCGTGCTCACCGAGTGGGCCGACTTCCGCAATGCCGACCCGGTCGCCCTCGGCGAGCTGGTCGCCGGCCGCCGGGTGGTCGACGGTCGCAACTGCCTGGACGCCACCCTCTGGACCCAGGCCGGCTGGGACTACCGGGGCATGGGTCGCCCCTGA
- a CDS encoding VOC family protein has protein sequence MFGSRGKPGAWGAPGPQGVYVVTARAATVNEIWSRVRTNREVEVVTELHDAGYGSHQFDLRDAGGNLWSVGTYRGT, from the coding sequence ATGTTCGGGTCGCGCGGCAAGCCGGGCGCCTGGGGCGCACCCGGCCCACAGGGGGTGTACGTGGTCACCGCCCGGGCCGCCACCGTGAACGAGATCTGGAGCCGGGTCAGGACCAACCGAGAGGTGGAGGTGGTGACCGAACTGCACGACGCGGGCTACGGGTCGCACCAGTTCGATCTCCGTGACGCGGGTGGCAACCTCTGGAGCGTGGGCACCTACCGCGGCACGTGA